A region from the Candidatus Zixiibacteriota bacterium genome encodes:
- the qmoC gene encoding quinone-interacting membrane-bound oxidoreductase complex subunit QmoC, protein MAEPRLINPDLQFIREIKKNGGESVKKCFQCATCSVVCNLSPDDNPYPRKEMILTQWGQTDELIKDPDIWLCYQCNDCGIHCPRDAKPGDVLAAIRSFIYKRFAFPSFMGKALANPRALPALFLFPVLILIFCIYVSAPRLDNGDFAFVSSEIVDFNLFLPHSTVDALFVLGNILIFAFASIGFSRFWKALKSRSDTVKVPFIKALWTTITEVITHSRFKECEANKDRATAHILLLAGFAGAMVTTGMVFVFIFIPHYLNMLGLESLHSFFELPLELPHPVKFLGVASGLLLFLGGGIMIFRRWADKESVGASGYADQLFLYIIFLTGFTGMTSWLIRVMGTGELAYLSYFFHIVFVYMLLWYMPYSKFAHMFYRTLALTYAAMIGREPRNVKAPEQAPEPVAVAEKAA, encoded by the coding sequence ATGGCTGAACCTCGCCTGATTAATCCCGATTTGCAATTTATTCGAGAGATAAAGAAAAACGGCGGTGAGTCGGTAAAAAAGTGTTTTCAATGCGCTACATGTTCGGTAGTCTGTAACCTTTCTCCCGACGATAATCCGTATCCTCGTAAGGAAATGATTCTGACTCAGTGGGGTCAAACCGATGAACTTATTAAAGATCCCGATATTTGGTTATGCTACCAATGCAATGACTGCGGGATTCACTGTCCTCGCGACGCTAAACCCGGAGATGTCCTGGCCGCGATTCGCTCATTTATATACAAACGTTTCGCTTTTCCCTCGTTTATGGGCAAAGCTCTGGCGAACCCCCGGGCTCTTCCGGCGTTATTTTTATTCCCCGTCTTGATTCTCATTTTCTGCATTTATGTATCCGCGCCCCGTCTGGACAATGGCGATTTCGCATTCGTTTCCAGCGAAATAGTAGATTTCAATCTGTTTCTTCCGCACAGTACCGTTGACGCTCTCTTTGTTTTGGGAAATATTTTAATCTTTGCCTTTGCCTCAATCGGTTTTTCCCGATTCTGGAAAGCTCTCAAATCACGAAGCGATACAGTCAAAGTGCCGTTTATAAAAGCGCTCTGGACAACTATTACCGAAGTGATTACTCATTCCCGTTTCAAGGAATGTGAAGCCAACAAAGACCGCGCCACGGCGCATATTCTTCTATTGGCCGGATTTGCCGGAGCTATGGTTACGACCGGTATGGTATTTGTATTTATATTCATTCCGCACTACTTGAATATGCTGGGTTTGGAATCGCTCCATTCGTTTTTTGAATTGCCTCTTGAATTGCCTCATCCTGTGAAATTTCTTGGGGTTGCCAGTGGTTTGTTGCTATTTTTGGGAGGCGGTATCATGATTTTCCGCCGCTGGGCCGACAAAGAATCGGTCGGTGCGAGCGGTTACGCCGATCAATTGTTCTTATACATTATCTTTTTGACTGGCTTTACCGGCATGACTTCATGGCTTATCAGAGTGATGGGCACCGGAGAGCTGGCTTATCTCAGCTATTTCTTCCATATTGTCTTTGTGTACATGCTCCTCTGGTATATGCCTTATTCCAAATTCGCGCACATGTTTTACCGGACCCTGGCGTTGACTTACGCTGCCATGATAGGACGCGAACCGCGAAACGTTAAAGCCCCGGAACAGGCACCGGAACCTGTCGCGGTCGCCGAGAAGGCGGCCTGA
- a CDS encoding putative sulfate exporter family transporter, with product MNKGWDDVWKNEDWWAVWIGFAIIIAALLRWIPDIPKIGKWSTSPLDAFAIIKDGTVIGNNILPLLALMIGMGILTAVAIAVMKNQPVGKYVAGFIVIFLLACLAYWVANQTNIKYWGLSYAMWGLLIGLLISNTIGAPSWLLAGAQTELFIKTGLVLMGAEILFKKILVLGPPGLMVAWIVTPIVVVFMYLFGVRVLKMKNKALAIIIAAATSVCGVSAAIATAAACRAKKEDLTLAVGMTLIFTVLMMIFMPIAIKAIGMNAVLGGAWMGGTIDATGAVVAAGSMLGPDAEKVAAVVKMIQNVLIGILAFCVALFWCYSVEREPGGARPNPMEIWNRFPKFVIGFIGASVIFSFIVVPAMGGDFKLVEAEFIKPITKTMRGWFFCMAFVAIGLESNFKNLASRMDGGKPMTLYAVGQSFNLILTLAVAFLAFMIMFPDAI from the coding sequence ATGAACAAAGGTTGGGATGATGTTTGGAAGAATGAAGACTGGTGGGCGGTCTGGATCGGTTTTGCCATAATCATTGCCGCGCTTCTGCGCTGGATCCCAGATATTCCCAAAATAGGTAAATGGTCGACGAGTCCGCTCGACGCTTTCGCGATTATTAAAGACGGAACCGTCATCGGCAATAACATCCTGCCGCTTTTGGCTCTGATGATCGGTATGGGGATACTAACGGCGGTAGCGATCGCGGTCATGAAAAATCAGCCGGTCGGGAAATATGTTGCCGGATTTATAGTTATTTTCCTGCTCGCTTGTCTTGCTTATTGGGTCGCCAATCAAACCAATATTAAATACTGGGGACTCAGTTACGCCATGTGGGGGCTTCTAATCGGGCTTTTAATATCCAATACAATCGGCGCTCCATCATGGCTCTTAGCGGGTGCGCAAACGGAATTGTTTATTAAAACCGGTCTGGTATTGATGGGCGCCGAAATCCTCTTCAAAAAAATCCTTGTCCTGGGGCCTCCGGGACTAATGGTTGCCTGGATCGTCACGCCCATCGTTGTCGTGTTCATGTATTTATTCGGAGTTCGAGTTCTGAAAATGAAAAATAAGGCCCTGGCGATTATTATCGCCGCCGCTACTTCAGTTTGCGGAGTATCGGCCGCCATCGCCACCGCCGCCGCCTGCCGGGCCAAAAAAGAAGATTTGACTCTGGCCGTTGGTATGACGCTCATCTTTACTGTCCTGATGATGATATTTATGCCGATTGCCATAAAAGCAATTGGTATGAACGCCGTCCTGGGCGGAGCCTGGATGGGCGGGACAATCGATGCCACCGGAGCGGTTGTCGCCGCCGGATCGATGCTCGGTCCCGACGCCGAAAAAGTCGCCGCCGTCGTCAAGATGATCCAAAATGTTTTAATTGGAATTTTGGCTTTCTGTGTGGCCCTGTTCTGGTGTTACAGTGTTGAACGAGAACCGGGCGGAGCCCGTCCCAATCCGATGGAAATATGGAACCGTTTCCCGAAATTCGTTATCGGGTTTATCGGCGCCTCGGTAATATTTTCTTTTATAGTTGTTCCGGCGATGGGCGGTGATTTCAAACTGGTCGAGGCCGAATTTATAAAACCGATTACCAAAACCATGCGCGGATGGTTTTTCTGCATGGCCTTTGTTGCTATCGGTCTCGAATCAAATTTCAAAAATCTGGCCAGCCGCATGGATGGTGGCAAACCAATGACGCTTTATGCCGTGGGCCAGTCATTCAATTTGATTTTGACCCTGGCGGTAGCATTTCTGGCGTTTATGATAATGTTCCCGGATGCTATCTGA
- a CDS encoding aldehyde dehydrogenase family protein, whose protein sequence is MAKSYKMYLAGKWVSSKNKIRVESPYDDSHVGTVAAASEKDYTRAIDVARKAFETTRNLPCYVRERICQDIADGILKNKEKLARTMTMEMGKTIRDARAEVDRAANCFHVAAEEAKRVGGEIMDLDWVPGSEERIGLVRRFPVGVVAGISPFNFPLNLVAHKIAPAIASGCPIVLKPASKTPIAALMLAEIIDKTELPKGALSILPGSSRESSPLIKDPRVKVITFTGSSPVGWWIKDNSGDKRTVLELGGNAGVAVADDADVDFAVTRLIYGAFGQAGQSCISVQRIFVHEKVYNKFIRKFRAAIKKIRMGNPLNEKTDVGPMVDIESAKRTEKWINEAVAGGAKLLAGGKRRKRMMQPTLLGNVKMSMNVCSQEAFAPLAVVFKYRNFKTMINQVNNSEFGLQAGLFTQRIKDIFYAFKYIEAGGVIINDIPTYRVDHMPYGGVKKSGMGREGIKYGIEDMTEMKLLGLNLK, encoded by the coding sequence ATGGCCAAATCATATAAAATGTATTTAGCGGGAAAGTGGGTTTCATCCAAAAATAAAATCAGAGTCGAATCGCCGTATGATGACAGTCATGTCGGCACTGTCGCGGCGGCATCGGAAAAAGATTACACGCGGGCGATTGACGTGGCCCGGAAGGCATTCGAGACAACTCGCAATCTTCCCTGCTATGTTCGGGAACGAATTTGCCAGGACATCGCCGACGGGATTTTGAAAAATAAAGAAAAGCTGGCCCGGACGATGACGATGGAGATGGGCAAGACGATTCGTGACGCGCGGGCTGAAGTTGACAGAGCGGCCAATTGTTTTCATGTCGCGGCCGAAGAAGCCAAACGGGTCGGCGGTGAAATTATGGATTTGGATTGGGTGCCGGGTTCCGAGGAGAGAATCGGACTTGTCAGGCGGTTTCCGGTCGGAGTCGTCGCCGGGATATCACCGTTTAATTTCCCTCTGAATTTAGTGGCGCATAAAATCGCCCCGGCGATAGCGTCAGGATGCCCGATTGTTTTAAAACCGGCCTCAAAAACCCCGATTGCAGCTTTAATGCTGGCCGAGATAATCGACAAGACAGAGCTTCCCAAAGGAGCTTTGTCGATTCTTCCCGGTTCGTCGAGAGAATCATCGCCATTAATCAAAGACCCCCGAGTGAAAGTGATAACCTTTACCGGATCGTCTCCGGTGGGTTGGTGGATTAAAGATAATTCCGGGGATAAACGAACGGTTCTGGAACTGGGCGGCAACGCCGGGGTAGCGGTGGCTGACGACGCCGATGTCGATTTCGCGGTAACCAGATTAATTTATGGAGCCTTTGGACAAGCGGGTCAAAGCTGCATTTCGGTTCAAAGAATTTTTGTTCATGAAAAGGTTTACAATAAGTTCATCCGCAAATTCCGAGCGGCGATAAAAAAGATACGGATGGGTAATCCGTTGAACGAAAAAACCGATGTCGGCCCGATGGTTGATATTGAGTCGGCTAAACGTACTGAAAAATGGATCAACGAAGCGGTCGCGGGCGGAGCAAAACTTTTGGCGGGAGGCAAAAGGCGGAAACGGATGATGCAACCGACTCTGTTGGGTAATGTTAAAATGTCGATGAATGTCTGCTCGCAAGAAGCCTTCGCTCCGTTGGCGGTGGTATTTAAGTACCGCAACTTTAAAACAATGATAAATCAGGTAAACAACTCAGAGTTTGGGTTGCAGGCAGGTTTATTCACGCAACGGATTAAAGATATTTTTTATGCCTTCAAATATATCGAAGCCGGAGGCGTAATCATAAACGATATTCCCACCTATCGGGTTGATCATATGCCTTATGGCGGCGTTAAGAAATCGGGCATGGGACGCGAGGGTATCAAGTACGGCATTGAGGACATGACTGAAATGAAATTGCTGGGATTGAATTTGAAATAG
- a CDS encoding FAD-binding oxidoreductase, with the protein MNKQLEIEISGDYPDGLTWQKTIPTFHPESAEQVADIFHRANDAEQTIFISGFGNNIDPAGDKFTDFLVFKSDRLNDIIEIHTADFYLTVGAGYPLKEVNKELTKKNLWFPFGDTHYPGSFGGALAAGLAADDGAHTIPFSKSLLSLTAVLADGTIVRPGAKTFKSVSGYDISRIFYNSWGTMGFIIEMSFRILPLSQKDNHPHLSIFHPDYDAFKRELSSGTPLAQDCRALKDEFDPNNILPII; encoded by the coding sequence ATGAATAAGCAACTCGAAATCGAAATTTCCGGCGATTATCCGGATGGATTGACCTGGCAAAAGACGATTCCGACATTCCATCCCGAATCGGCCGAGCAGGTGGCGGATATTTTCCACCGCGCCAATGATGCCGAACAGACAATTTTTATTTCCGGTTTTGGCAACAATATTGACCCGGCTGGTGATAAATTCACTGATTTCCTGGTCTTCAAATCGGATCGGCTAAACGATATCATTGAGATTCACACTGCTGATTTCTACTTGACGGTTGGAGCCGGGTATCCATTAAAGGAAGTCAATAAAGAGCTGACTAAGAAAAATCTCTGGTTTCCATTTGGGGATACTCATTATCCGGGATCGTTCGGAGGCGCCCTCGCGGCCGGATTAGCTGCGGATGATGGCGCTCACACTATTCCATTTTCAAAGAGCCTGTTATCACTAACGGCGGTTTTGGCCGATGGTACGATTGTCCGACCCGGAGCCAAAACCTTCAAATCCGTTTCGGGGTATGATATATCGCGAATATTTTATAATAGCTGGGGGACGATGGGTTTTATAATAGAAATGTCATTTCGGATTTTACCGTTATCTCAAAAAGATAATCATCCACACCTGTCTATCTTTCATCCGGACTATGATGCTTTTAAGCGGGAGCTGTCCTCCGGCACCCCGCTGGCTCAGGACTGCCGAGCGCTAAAAGACGAATTTGATCCCAATAATATCCTGCCGATAATCTAA
- a CDS encoding squalene/phytoene synthase family protein, translating into MNPNKYNLNLAQKGTPHLFLAANFLKPELKFHAFLAAYAAMRIIDDLVDDWKTSGYFGSGQSDNVLREIKKYSRMFGNKEFDGSSHQGKELHELMEKCKIPQWPFVELARSMEFDVYHNRFESMDQFLNYAEGAAVAPGAVFMHLAGCRYIEKDNDLIAPSFDIKQAARPLALFSYLVHIIRDFKKDFTFGKEPLIYIDRETARKFNLGKNDYSEIISSNIQNDNFTEMIEWYIEKISEYRDEAEKKLNEISNELPDDGRFSLNFILDLYFAIVKKIHSGKFQILNDDLNLQPGEIIETARHTSERLKISTAPILEKLTDLLK; encoded by the coding sequence ATGAATCCGAACAAATACAATCTCAACCTGGCCCAAAAGGGCACGCCTCACCTGTTTTTGGCCGCCAATTTTCTAAAACCGGAACTGAAATTCCATGCCTTCCTGGCCGCCTACGCGGCAATGCGAATCATTGATGATCTCGTAGATGATTGGAAGACATCGGGCTATTTTGGATCGGGCCAATCTGACAATGTCCTGCGCGAAATTAAAAAATACTCGCGGATGTTTGGAAATAAGGAGTTTGATGGTTCTTCGCACCAGGGGAAGGAGTTGCATGAGCTGATGGAAAAGTGCAAAATTCCACAATGGCCATTTGTTGAATTGGCGCGGTCGATGGAATTTGACGTTTATCATAATCGTTTTGAATCAATGGATCAATTTTTGAATTACGCCGAAGGCGCCGCTGTCGCGCCCGGGGCGGTATTTATGCACTTGGCCGGATGCCGGTACATCGAGAAGGACAACGACCTGATAGCGCCATCCTTTGATATAAAACAGGCCGCCCGACCTTTAGCCTTGTTTTCGTACCTGGTACATATAATTCGAGATTTCAAAAAAGATTTTACGTTCGGTAAAGAACCATTAATTTATATTGATCGGGAAACGGCCCGGAAATTTAATCTTGGTAAAAATGATTATTCGGAAATAATTTCATCTAATATACAAAATGATAATTTCACTGAAATGATTGAGTGGTATATTGAAAAGATATCTGAATACCGTGATGAGGCAGAGAAAAAACTAAACGAAATCTCCAATGAGCTGCCCGATGATGGCCGCTTCTCCTTAAATTTTATACTCGATTTATATTTCGCGATTGTCAAAAAAATCCATTCAGGAAAATTCCAAATATTGAATGATGATCTCAATTTACAGCCGGGTGAAATTATCGAAACCGCGCGTCATACTTCCGAGAGATTAAAGATTTCGACCGCGCCAATCCTGGAAAAACTAACCGATCTCCTGAAATAG
- a CDS encoding tetratricopeptide repeat protein has translation MKRLCVILAVLFFIIGCQSKTVVIKSRPVETEQGTIKRGQKISSDNHLIQGKKFYTAGKYKQASKHFIRAISKNKDNWEAHYYLGLTLQKQGRFDQAIGSFKYSQKYAPKDNLIRSRICYSLALSWENEGYFARAGELYTQVLSLNPKHAKAKAGIERTKLKSAKANKKKKKNPKAF, from the coding sequence ATGAAAAGATTATGCGTCATCTTAGCCGTTTTATTCTTTATAATTGGCTGTCAGAGCAAAACGGTAGTAATTAAATCCCGTCCGGTTGAAACCGAACAGGGCACAATCAAAAGAGGTCAGAAGATATCTTCGGATAATCATCTTATCCAGGGCAAAAAGTTTTATACCGCCGGAAAATATAAGCAGGCTTCCAAGCATTTTATCCGGGCCATTTCAAAAAACAAAGACAATTGGGAAGCGCATTATTATCTGGGATTGACTCTTCAAAAACAGGGGCGTTTCGATCAGGCCATTGGTTCATTCAAGTACTCTCAAAAGTACGCTCCCAAAGATAATCTTATTCGTTCCCGTATTTGCTATTCGCTGGCTTTGAGCTGGGAAAATGAGGGCTATTTTGCGCGCGCGGGCGAGCTTTATACCCAAGTGCTATCATTGAATCCTAAACACGCCAAAGCCAAGGCCGGTATTGAGCGTACAAAACTAAAATCCGCCAAAGCCAATAAGAAAAAGAAGAAAAATCCCAAAGCATTTTAG
- a CDS encoding GNAT family N-acetyltransferase, translating to MNIELFSIDDYDELISLWEKCGLPYDRANRDSREKIEQQIYDNYIVTYLLRDDTRKLIGSVIASSDGRKGWISRLAVDSDYRGKRLGERLLEKAEESLREMGVEIFAALIEDVNFPSMALFRRCGYEGWDKIVYFRKQLT from the coding sequence ATGAATATCGAATTATTTTCTATCGATGATTATGATGAATTAATTTCGCTCTGGGAGAAATGCGGACTGCCTTATGACAGGGCCAACCGAGACAGTCGCGAAAAAATCGAACAACAAATCTATGATAACTATATTGTCACTTACCTCCTCCGGGATGATACCCGAAAACTTATCGGCTCAGTCATCGCTTCTTCCGATGGCCGTAAAGGTTGGATTAGTCGTTTGGCGGTTGACTCCGATTACCGGGGAAAACGTCTGGGTGAGAGGCTCCTGGAAAAAGCCGAAGAATCCTTGCGCGAAATGGGAGTTGAAATCTTCGCCGCTCTCATTGAGGATGTCAACTTCCCCTCGATGGCTCTGTTCCGCCGCTGCGGATATGAGGGGTGGGACAAAATCGTCTATTTCAGAAAACAATTGACTTAA
- a CDS encoding cytochrome ubiquinol oxidase subunit I — translation MQYAIWEPFLANSILIAVVAILHVFVAHFAIGGGLYLVLAEIWARRKNDDAHLGYVKKHSKFFALTTLVFGAVSGVGIWVTIGLIHPNGTKWLINNFVWGWATEWIFFFIEITAAMIYYYGWKRLSAKTHIAVGWIYFIAAWLSLVIINGILTFMLTPGEWLTTGNFWDGFFNPAYFAATLFRTCICLMLAGLYATVSVAKEKNRDLKVKIMRRNGWFIIIPLLVSIPFGLWYYNVLPQSVTGAFLPGMVPTIALQVMIFSAGLLLLLSVLSTLVFPRHTGYVSASILMLLGLMAMGGFEWSREAARKPYIIYDFLYSNNVLKSEEANLPSEKPLPVKYPTGNRGRDLYLAGCRSCHTLDGYNSLGEQLAGVETEHIANIIPRLQHFIGKMPPFPGNEKDAADLAEFLASHTFSDPVSTRMDLTEAEKNQIVFDRRCGGCHTLNGYREIGSTFADLDYEESEELVLMVQDLTDEMPPFAGDENELKMLIAHLRGGAQ, via the coding sequence ATGCAATATGCAATATGGGAACCGTTTTTGGCCAATAGTATTCTGATAGCAGTCGTGGCCATTTTGCACGTGTTCGTGGCTCATTTCGCTATCGGGGGGGGGCTATACCTCGTCCTGGCGGAAATATGGGCGCGGCGTAAAAATGATGATGCGCACCTCGGGTATGTAAAAAAACATTCTAAGTTTTTTGCCCTGACAACTTTGGTTTTCGGCGCCGTTTCGGGCGTTGGAATCTGGGTCACGATCGGGCTGATTCATCCTAATGGTACCAAATGGCTGATAAATAATTTTGTCTGGGGCTGGGCAACCGAATGGATTTTCTTCTTTATCGAAATAACAGCCGCAATGATTTACTATTATGGATGGAAGCGATTGTCGGCCAAAACGCATATCGCCGTGGGCTGGATATATTTCATTGCCGCCTGGCTGTCGCTGGTGATCATTAATGGGATTCTAACCTTTATGCTCACCCCCGGAGAGTGGCTGACGACCGGCAATTTCTGGGACGGATTTTTCAACCCCGCATATTTCGCGGCGACTTTATTCAGGACCTGTATTTGTTTAATGCTGGCCGGATTATACGCGACGGTTTCGGTCGCCAAGGAGAAAAACCGTGACCTCAAAGTCAAAATCATGCGGCGTAACGGTTGGTTTATTATCATTCCGCTCCTTGTGTCAATTCCGTTCGGACTCTGGTATTACAATGTTCTTCCCCAATCGGTTACCGGGGCTTTTTTGCCCGGCATGGTGCCGACGATCGCTCTTCAAGTAATGATTTTCTCGGCGGGGTTGCTTCTGCTGCTTTCGGTCTTGAGCACTCTCGTCTTCCCCCGCCATACCGGATATGTTTCCGCATCAATTCTGATGCTTCTGGGACTAATGGCGATGGGAGGATTCGAATGGTCACGAGAAGCTGCTCGCAAGCCTTATATTATCTACGACTTCCTCTATAGCAATAATGTCTTGAAATCTGAAGAGGCAAATTTACCCTCTGAAAAACCGCTGCCCGTTAAATACCCTACCGGAAATCGCGGGCGAGACCTGTATTTGGCGGGATGTCGATCGTGTCATACGCTGGACGGATATAACTCTCTCGGTGAACAATTGGCGGGTGTGGAAACGGAACATATTGCCAATATTATTCCCCGTTTGCAGCATTTTATCGGAAAAATGCCTCCCTTCCCGGGTAATGAAAAAGATGCCGCCGATCTTGCGGAATTCCTGGCTTCACATACGTTTTCTGACCCCGTATCCACACGGATGGATTTGACGGAAGCGGAGAAAAACCAAATCGTTTTCGACCGGCGCTGCGGCGGGTGCCATACGCTTAACGGTTATCGTGAGATTGGGAGCACCTTCGCGGATTTGGATTATGAGGAATCGGAGGAATTGGTTCTGATGGTGCAGGACCTGACCGATGAAATGCCTCCCTTCGCAGGAGATGAAAATGAGTTGAAGATGCTGATCGCTCATTTGAGGGGAGGTGCACAATGA
- a CDS encoding pyridoxamine 5'-phosphate oxidase family protein, translating to MNTDEMKQKCLSLMNSTDILYMSTIGNDGFPHIRAVMNLRNKNNYPNLAEVFSKPDTGFQTYFATKTSSDKVKHIAANNSVCLYYCLPEKFQGVMLTCQAQPVLDLKLKQMFWQDDWQQFFPDGYNDPNYTLLHFVPLYAKGWWVNSVFDFKLG from the coding sequence TTGAATACTGATGAAATGAAACAAAAATGCCTTAGCCTGATGAACAGTACCGACATTTTGTACATGTCAACGATTGGGAATGACGGCTTCCCTCATATCAGAGCGGTTATGAATCTCAGAAACAAAAATAATTATCCAAATCTGGCAGAGGTTTTCAGTAAACCTGACACGGGCTTTCAGACATATTTTGCCACCAAAACTTCATCGGATAAGGTCAAACATATTGCTGCAAATAACTCGGTCTGTTTATATTATTGCCTTCCCGAGAAATTTCAGGGCGTTATGCTGACCTGTCAGGCTCAACCAGTCCTTGATTTGAAATTGAAACAAATGTTCTGGCAGGATGACTGGCAGCAATTTTTTCCGGATGGCTATAACGATCCCAACTATACTTTGCTGCATTTTGTGCCGTTGTATGCAAAAGGCTGGTGGGTAAACTCTGTATTTGATTTCAAATTAGGCTAG
- a CDS encoding MarR family transcriptional regulator, producing the protein MKLKRQGGFLIGKIHRLAGRIFTKKLKGHNIDIINPAQGKIMFVLWKNDGLSISELAAKTSLGKSTLTSMLDRLENAGHLKRVASDSDRRKFLLYRTRKDKKMEKLYTEVSEEMNRLFYKGFTKIEILQFENNLLRVLNNLESF; encoded by the coding sequence ATGAAGTTAAAACGTCAAGGCGGATTTTTGATTGGAAAGATACACAGATTAGCCGGTCGAATATTTACCAAAAAGCTCAAGGGTCATAATATAGATATTATTAATCCGGCGCAGGGCAAAATTATGTTTGTGCTATGGAAAAACGATGGCCTTTCAATAAGTGAGCTGGCCGCCAAAACATCACTCGGTAAATCAACCCTGACAAGTATGCTCGACCGCCTGGAAAATGCCGGTCATCTGAAACGGGTTGCCTCAGATTCTGACCGGCGTAAATTTCTATTATATCGTACCCGCAAAGATAAAAAGATGGAAAAACTGTATACCGAGGTATCGGAAGAAATGAACAGGCTTTTTTATAAAGGTTTCACCAAAATAGAGATTTTGCAATTTGAGAATAATTTGCTTAGAGTGTTAAATAATCTTGAATCATTTTGA
- a CDS encoding L-2-amino-thiazoline-4-carboxylic acid hydrolase — protein MLETVPACGMSCLALANFSSLINAGNGGKEQPEKHKFQKDFVQTYEQAFRWRFEYFIEYMTRFGEYLGRENLVNMLLKAVDDSNPPATKSDPDFSFSKWLEGGKIYENMMSKIDIEKTDNVYEMKVTECLWWKIFKEHNATDIGYAAVCYTDFSYAQMVHPQLHLKRTKTLMQGHDCCNHRWEFNG, from the coding sequence ATGCTTGAGACAGTACCGGCATGCGGAATGTCATGCCTCGCTCTCGCCAATTTTTCCAGCTTGATCAATGCCGGAAATGGAGGTAAAGAGCAGCCGGAAAAGCATAAATTTCAAAAAGATTTTGTCCAGACTTATGAACAGGCATTTCGCTGGCGGTTCGAATACTTTATTGAATATATGACACGGTTCGGTGAATACCTTGGACGGGAAAACCTTGTCAATATGCTATTAAAGGCGGTTGATGATAGTAATCCGCCGGCTACAAAATCCGATCCGGATTTTTCATTCAGTAAATGGCTTGAAGGCGGCAAGATTTATGAAAATATGATGAGTAAGATTGATATTGAAAAAACTGATAACGTTTATGAAATGAAAGTCACCGAATGTCTGTGGTGGAAAATATTTAAGGAGCATAACGCCACCGATATCGGTTATGCCGCTGTTTGTTATACTGATTTTTCATACGCACAGATGGTTCACCCTCAGTTACACTTGAAGCGGACCAAAACGTTGATGCAGGGTCATGATTGTTGCAACCATCGCTGGGAATTTAATGGTTAG
- a CDS encoding TlpA disulfide reductase family protein: MLFITACGESETADTQAGTIQNKSAGTSQSANKNLPSMSHERFALRDLDGNIRKWSEFAGKPIVINFWATWCGPCLREMPILKKLYAEYQSQGLEIIGISVDQQNTIARVVPYVEQLDIPWVIVYGDRESAFEFGLGRSVPTTVFLDANGNETGRLIGAQPEHIFRAEFEKII, translated from the coding sequence ATGCTATTTATAACTGCCTGCGGAGAAAGTGAAACGGCCGATACCCAGGCCGGAACGATTCAGAATAAATCTGCAGGTACATCGCAAAGTGCGAACAAAAATCTTCCGTCGATGAGCCATGAACGATTCGCTCTTCGTGATCTTGACGGAAATATCCGCAAATGGTCCGAGTTTGCCGGTAAACCGATTGTCATAAATTTCTGGGCAACCTGGTGCGGGCCGTGCTTAAGAGAAATGCCGATTCTGAAGAAACTATACGCTGAATATCAATCTCAGGGATTGGAAATTATAGGTATTTCGGTTGACCAGCAGAATACTATTGCCCGGGTTGTACCCTATGTAGAGCAACTGGACATTCCGTGGGTTATCGTTTATGGCGACAGGGAATCAGCTTTTGAATTCGGTTTGGGGCGAAGCGTTCCCACAACTGTTTTTCTCGATGCTAACGGCAATGAAACCGGCCGATTGATCGGCGCTCAGCCAGAACATATATTCAGAGCGGAGTTTGAGAAGATTATATAA